GTGATGGCCCATCATCGCGGTCGGCGGGTCGGTGAAACCCTTGATCTCCAATCCGGGCTCGTCCCAGATCGACAGGCTGATCGGACCCAGCGCGCGGGTCATCTTGCGCTCGCGCAGCCAGTCCTCGGCAGTGGCGATCAGGGCCGGCCCGGCTTCCTTTTCGCTGTCGAGCACCTCGAACATGCCCCAATTGCCGGTGCCCGTACCCATATGCTCGAGCACCAACCGGTCGATCTGTGCCGAGATGCGGCCAACGGGCTTGCCGTCGCGCGTCGCCAGCCACAGCGCGGCCTCGCCATGCTCGAACCACGGATTTTCGCCGGGGGTGAGCAAACCCATGACTTCCGACTTCAGGGGCGGGACCCAGGCGTGATCGTCCTTGTAGACGTCCCACACGAGGTCGACGAAGCGCTTCTTGTCGGCCTTGGTGGTGACCGGCCGGATGACGAGTGCGGACATGAAACGCCTTACTTGAGGAGGCCGCCGAGGATCCCGCGCAGCAGCCGTCCACCGAGCTGACGGCCGACCGAGGAAGCGGCAGAGCGGGCGGCGGACTGGACGGCCTTGTCGAACATGGTCGGACGCGCCGCCTCACGCGCCTGGCGTGCAGCCTCGCGCTCGGCGGCGACCCGTTCACGCTCGGCCTGGCGTTCGCTTTCGCGCTGCTGGCGATCGGCCTCGCGCTGGGCTGCCAAGTCGGCGCGGGCCTGTTCCTTGGCGAGCCGGGCGTCTTCCTTGGCCTGCAGCGCGGCCGCCTTGGCCGCTTCCTTGTCGGCGCGCGCGGCATCGGCCGCGGCGGCGGCCTCGCCGGCCTTGGCGTGAAGGATCTCCTCGGCGCTGTCGCGGTCGATGCGCTCGTCATACTTGCTGCCGATCGCGTCGGTGCCGACGAAGATCGCGCGTTCCTGGGCGCTTAGCGGGCCGACCCGGGTCGAAGGCGGGCGGATCAGTGCGCGTTCGACCGGCGAGGGGCTGCCATCAGGCAACAGCAACGAGACCAGGGCTTCGCCGACCTTAAGCTGGGTGATCGCGGTAGCGACGTCGACGTCGGGATTGGCGCGGAAGGTCTCGGCGGCGCTCTTCACCGCGGCCTGGTCGCGCGGGGTAAAGGCGCGCAGCGCGTGCTGGACGCGGTTGCCGAGTTGCCCGGCGACCTTGTCGGGAATGTCGATCGGGTTCTGGGTGATGAAATAGACCCCGACCCCCTTGGAGCGGATCAGCCGGACCACCTGCTCGACCTTCTCGAGAAGCGCGGGCGGGGCGTCGTCGAACAGCAGGTGAGCCTCGTCGAAGAAGAAGCACAGCTTGGGCTTGTCGCTGTCGCCGATCTCCGGAAGCAGCTCGAACAGTTCGCTCAGCAGCCAAAGCAGGAAGGTGGAGTAAAGCCGCGGCGACGCCATCAACTTGTCGGCGGCGAGGATGTTGACGATCCCGCGGCCGTCCTCGCCGAGCTTGAGGAAGTCCTCGAGGTCGAGCGCAGGCTCGCCGAAAAAATGGTCGCCGCCCTGGCTACGGAGCTGAAGCAGGCTGCGCTGGATCGCGCCGACCGTGGACTTGGCGACATTGCCATATTCGAGGGTCAGTTCGTCGGCCCGCTCACCGCAGGCGACGAGCATCGCCTGCAGGTCGTCGAGGTCGAGGAGGAGTAGGCCTTCCTTGTCCGCGACGTGGAAGGCGATGCTCATCACGCCTTCCTGCACGTCGTTGAGGTTCATCAGCCGGGCGAGAAGCAGCGGGCCCATCTCGCTGACGGTGGTGCGGATCGGGTGGCCCTGTTCGCCGAACAGATCCCAGAACTGCACCGGGCAATCGCGATACTGCCAGTCTGTGATTCCGAGTTCGGCGGCGCGCGCAGCGAAGACCTCGTGGGTCTTGGTCATCGGCGAGCCGGCCATGGCGAGACCGGCGAGATCGCCCTTCACGTCGGCGACGAAGGTCGGGACGCCGGCGGCGCTGAAGCCTTCGACAAGCCCCTGCAGGGTCACGGTCTTGCCCGTGCCGGTCGCGCCGGCGATCAGGCCGTGGCGATTGGCGCGCGCCAGTTCGAGCTGTTGCGGCTGGGTCCCGCCACTCCGCGCGCCGATGAAGATGCTCGCCATATTCCCTCCCGTCCCTCGCTGGCCGAAAGCCTAGCGAGGGAGGGAGGGATAGGCGAGAGGCTTAGCGGGCGATGTCGACGCCGATGAAGCCTTCGGGCGCCTGTCCGCGCTTGACCAGCAGGAGGACGGCGGTGCGACCCGCGCGGCGGGCAGCCTCGACCGCGGCGCCGACCTGCGCCGTGCTGGTGACCGCCTGGCGATTGACCGAAAGGATCACGTCGCCGCGGCGAAGACCCTTTTCGGCCGCATCGCTGTTCGCATCGACGTTGGTGACCACCAGGCCGCGAGTGTCGGCGGGGACGTTGATCGCGCGCGCAATGTCCGCGGTCAGCGGTTGCAGCGACAGGCCGAGCGCCTGGCCAGCCGGGACTGCGGGGGCGTTCTGGTCGTTGGGATCGAACGCCTGGCCTTCGGGCGTGCCGCCGCTGATCCGCGCCAGTTCCTCGTCGGTCGGGCGCTGGGCCACGGTGGCGTTGATGGTGGTCCGGCGGCCGTCGCGGACCACCTCGATCGGAACCCGCTGCCCCGGAGTGACCAGCGAGATCAGGTAGGAAGCGGTCTCGTCGGGAGTGACCTCGCGGCCCGACACCCGGACGATGACGTCGCCCTGCTGGATTCCGGCGCGAGCGGCAGGCTGCCCGGGAACGACCGAGCGAACCAGTTCGCCCTGGTTCCTTGGAATGCCGAGCGCGGCGGCTTCGCTTTCGCCGATCGGCAGCAGGCTGATGCCGAGGTAGCCACGCTGCGGACGCTGGCCGCGGCGCAGGCTGTCGATCACCGGACGGGCAAGCTCGGCCGGGATCGCGAGGCCGATGCCGACGCTTGCGCCGGTCGGGCTGATCAGCGCCGAGTTCACGCCGATGACGTTGCCATTGAGGTCGAACATCGGGCCGCCACTGTTGCCCATGTTGATGCTGGCGTCGGTCTGGATGTAGCGGTCATAGGCGCCGGCGCCGGTGATCCCGCGATGGAGGGCCGAGATGATGCCGGCGGTAACGGTGCCGCCGAGGCCGTAGGGATTGCCGATCGCCATCACCCAGTCGCCGACCCGGGCGCGGTTGCTGTCGCCCCAGTTGACGAACGGGAAGTTGCTGCCCTCGATCTTGAGCAGGGCGAGGTCGCTGGCAGCGTCGCGGCCGATGATCCGAGCCGGAAGCTCACGGCGGTCGGTCAGGATGACCGTGACGCTGTCGACCGTGCCGGTACCGCCGGCGCCCTGGATCAGATGATTGTTGGTGACGACATAGCCATCGGCCGAGATGATGAAGCCCGAGCCGAGCGAGCCGGACTCGCGGCTCTGCGGGGCTTGGCCCTGGCCCTGGCCCTGGCCGCCGCCCTGTCCGGGCTGGCCGAAGCGGCGCAGGAATTCGGCTAGCGGATCAGTCTGGCCCTGGCGGACCGGGACGCGCTGCTTGGTCTGGATGTTGACCACTGCCGGCTGAAGCCGGGCGGCGAGATCGGCAAAGGAGCCGGGTGCCCCGCGCGGCGGCAAGGCGGCGGGCGCATTCTGGGCGACCTGCGCGCCGACCGGTCCGGTGGCGATCGAGAAAGCGCTCCCGCCGATCAGCAGGGCCGCGGCGAGACCATAGGCGTAGCGCACTCTGGGAAACTCCTTGGCGAATTTCATACGATCATCAACTTCCCTTGAGAGTAGAGGCATCGGCTGTTGTGCTAGGTCAAGCGCCTGAACGCGCGATTGACAGCATCACCGCTCACCCCCCCGGGTGAACTCCCGCAGGAAATCATTCTGCGGAGAGAGGATTACGTTCGTCGGACGGGCTTTGCCGTCTTCGCCGACGAAGGTCCGCTGATAGGCCTGCATCGCGCGGTAGAAATCGTAGAAGGCCGGATCCTTGCCGAAGCTGGCGGCATAGGTGCTGGCGGCCTGGGCGTCGGCTTCGGCCCGGATGACCTGCGCCTGGCGGGCGCCGGTGGCGCGGATCGAGCGGGCTTCCTGCTCGCGCGCGGTCTTCATCCGGTCATAGGCCGACTGCAGCGGGGTGCCGTCGGGAAGATCGGCGCGCTTGATCCGGACGTCTATGATCTGCACGCCATACTGGCGCGCGATGGTGTCGAGGTTGCGGCGGATGCTGTCCATCGCGCCCTGGCGTTCGGGGCTGAGCAGGTCGGCGAAGGGCCGGCGGCCAAGCTCGTTCCGGAGCACCGAACCGAGGATCGGGCGAAGCGCGTCGCTGACCCGTTCTTCCGAACGGGCGCGGATGTACATGCGCAGGGGATCGACCACGCGGTAGCGGGCAAACGCATCGACCTCGAGCCGCAGCTGGTCGGTCGACAGCACCATCTGGCGCTCCATGTCGACGTCGCGGACGCGCTTGTCGATCCACACGATGTCCTCAAAGAACGGAACCTTGAAGGCAAGGCCGGCGCCGTCGCCGCCGATCACCTGCCCCGAGGTGGTGCGGTTGAGGATCCGGTCGGGCTTCCCAAACTGGACGATCAGCGCCTGCCGGGTCTCGGGCACGATCACCACGCTCGACAGCAGTGTGATCAGCAGGGCGAGGAGGATGAAGCCGGCGAGCATCGGCCGGCGCAGCAGGGTGTTGATCATCGACCGGCTCCCGCGGCAGGCGCCTGTGCCCCGGGCTCGGCGATCGCCGCGGCGGGAGGACGGGTCTGGTTCAATGGCAGGTAGGGCGTCACGCCGGGCGCCTCGACGATGGTCTTGTCGACGTTCTGCAGCACACGCTCCATGGTCTCGTAATACATACGGCGACGGGTCACCTCGGGGGCGAGGCGATATTGTTCGTAGACCTTGTCGAAGGCGGTCGCCTCACCTTGGCTGAGCTGGGCGAGCTGGAGCGCATAGGCACGGGCCTGGTTGATGTCGGACTGCGCCGCCTGCTGCGACGCGCTGACCGCCTTGAAGGCGTCGTTGACGGCGGCGGGCGGATCGGCCTGCTTGACCGCAACGCCCTGGATCAGGACCCCCGACTTATAACTGTCGAGGATTCGCTGCATGTTTTCCTGCACCTGGTTCTCGATCTGGCCGCGGCCCTCGCCGATCGCCTGGTCGAGCGTGACGGCCGACAGCGCCGCGCGCATCGCGCTTTCGGCGACCTGTTGGATGGTCTCCTCGGGGTTCTGGATCTCGAACAGGAAGAGCTCGGGGTCGCGGACGTTCCAGCGCACCGAATAAGCGATGTCGATGATGTTCTGGTCACCGGTCAGCATCAGCGTCTCGGTCGAGGTCGAGCCGAGGTCGACGTTTCGGATATTCTCGACGTCGACCTTCTGCACCCGCTCGAGCGGGCTGGGCAGGGTGAAGCCGATGCCGGGACCGAGCGTCCGGCTGTAGCGGCCGACCTGGGTGACGACGCCGCGTTCTTCGGGGGCGATGCGGTGGAAGCTGGTGAACACCAGCCACAGCAGGACGACCGCGAGCAGGCCCCAGCCGATCATCGACTTGCTGGGCGGCGTGGTGCCGCCACGGCCACCGCCGAAGCGGGCACGGCCACGGGCGAGGAAATCGTCGAGGCTGGTGACGCTGGCGCCCGGTCCGCGCGGGCGGTTCGGGCCGGGCGTTCCCCACGGGCTTGCGGGCCCGGGATTATCAGGTCCGCCACTGCCTGGCGGCGGGGTCGAGCCGGTGCTCGATCCCCAAGGACCCTTGTTATCGGCAAAAAGGCCGCGCGCGCGTGCTGCCCACCCCGGTGTCATGTTCATGCGCACAGATATAGATGCAGGCCACGCTTTTAACAGTGGGGTCCGAACAATGGCTCTTGTGCCGGGTCGGGGGAGGCCTAATCGCCCATGGCCATGACCCTTGATCAACAATCGTTCGGCCCCGACGTGGCGCGCCTTCGTTCGGTCCGCCTTCTCGACGGCGTCGCGACGCTGGTCGCAGATGCCACCGGCCTCGGCGAGGGAGAACGGACCGAGCTCGAAGCGCGGCTAAAGGCGGCGGCCCTCGCGCAGCCCGGCGTGACCGAGGTGCGGGTGGCGATGACGGCGAGCAAGGCGGCAGGGCCGAAGCTGATAGCGGTCGGGTCCGGCAAGGGCGGGGTCGGCAAGTCGACCGTCTCGGTCAACCTGGCGATCGCGCTGGCGCGCTTGGGGCACAAGGTCGGAATCATCGACGCCGACATCTACGGCCCCTCGCAGCCGACTTTGCTGGGCACCAGCGAGCGGCCCGAAGCGCGCGACAAGCAGCTGATCCCGGTCGAAGCGCAGGGGGTGAAACTGCTGTCGGTCGGGCAGCTGGTCAGCCCCGGCCATGCGCTGGCCTGGCGCGGGCCGATGGCGTCGGGCGCGCTGGCGCAGCTGGTCGAGGGCGACTGGTCGGGCACCGAGCTGATCATCGTCGACCTGCCGCCCGGCACCGGCGACGTGCAATTGTCCTTAATCCAGAAGTCGCGGCCGGTCGGGGCGGTGGTGGTATCCACCCCGCAGGACTTGGCGCTGATCGATGCGCGCCGCGCGATCGACCTGTTCGGCAAGACCAGCGTGCCGGTGCTGGGGATCATCGAGAATATGGCGGGCTACCAATGCCCCCATTGCGGCGAAACGTCGGACCCGTTCGGAAGCGGCGGGGCCGAAGCGGCGGCGGCGGAGCTGGGCGTGCCGTTCCTCGGGCGCTTGCCGCTATCGGCCAGCCTGCGCGCGGAAAGCGATGCCGGGCGGCCTCCGGCGGCGGGTGACGGACCCGCGGCGGCGGCATTCCGGACGCTGGCTGAGGCCGTGCTGGCGCAGCTCGCCTAGGCGCTCGCCACCGTCATTTCGGGCACCAGCAGGGTCGGCGCGTCGATCCCGCGGCGAAGCTCGAGGTCGCTCGCAGGCTCCAGCGTGGCGAACATCTGCTTGAGATTGCCGGCAATGGTTATCTCGGCGACGGCCCGGCCGATCACGCCGCCTTCGACCACGAAACCGGCCGCGCCGCGGCTAAAGTCGCCAGTGACCGGGTTCACGCCCTGGCCGATCAACTCTGTCACGAGGATTGCCCGGGGGACGGAGGCGAGCAGCTCGTCGCGCGATTTGGCGCCGGGCAGCAACGCCAGATTCGACGGTCCTGCCCCCGGACTGCCGCCGACCGAACGCCCGGCGTGGCCGGTCGGCGCAATGCCGAGCTGGCGGGCGTCGGCGCTGGTGGCGAGCCAGCTGGTCAGGATCCCGTCGGCAACGAGGTCGAGCGGACGGCAGGGCAGCCCTTCGCCGTCGAACGCACGGCTGCGCAGCCCGCGGGGGCGCAGGGGATCGTCGCGGATGACGATGCCCGGGCCGAACAGCTGGGTGCCGAGTGCGTCGAGCAGGAAGCTGGTCTTGCGCGCAATCGCGCTGCCGGTGACAGCGGCGACGAAGTGGCCGAGCAGCGAGGAGGACACGCGCGGATCGAAGAAGACCGGGCAGGCGCCGGAGCTCGGACGTATCGGGTTCAGCCGCGCCGCCGCCCGCTCCCCGGCCTTGCGGCCGATCTCTTCCGGGTCATCGAGGTGAGCGAGGAAGCGGCTGCTGTGCGAGGCGTAGTCGCGCTGCAGAGCGCCGGCGTCTCCCGCGATCACGCTCGCCGAGCAGCTGAAGAAGCTGCTGCGGGTGGCGCGGGCGAAACCGGTCGAGGTGGCGAGCGCGACGAGGTTCTGCCCCGAGCCCGATGATGCGCCGTTGCTGTTGCTGACCCCGGCCACCGCGCGGGCTGCCTGCTCGGCCTGCCGGGCGCGGGCTTCGAGGTCGGACAGGGCGGCCACGGTGGGGTCGAACAGGCCAAGATCGTCGCTCACACCGCTGCCCAGCAGGGCAGGATCGGCGAGGCCGGCGAAGGGGTCCTCGGGTGCCTGGCGGGCCATGGCCATCGCGCGTTCCGCCAATTCGGCGAAGCCGGCCGGGTCGAGGCTGGCGGAGGAGACGGTGGCCGAGCGCTCGCCGTCGAAGGAGCGCAGCGACACCTCGAAGGATTCGCTATGATCGATGTCTTCCAGTTCGCCGAGGCGGACCGAAATGCCGCTCGAGCGGCTGATCCCGATCATCGCGTCGGCGGCGCTGGCGCCGGCCTTGCGGGCGGCCTCGACCAGGGAGGCGGCAAGATCGGCGGCTTGGGGTTCGCTCAACATCGACGCGATGTAGCGTTTAAGCGGCGCTGCTCAAGCCTACGGCTGCGAAACCCATTGCCAGCAGCAGCCCAGTGAAGCGGTTGGAGCGGAACAGGGCGAGCGCCTTGTCGCCGTCGTCGGGATCGGCGCGAAGCACCTGGCCGCCGAGGTGGAGCGCGGCGGGGACGAGCGCGAGGAGGGCGAGAGGTTCGGGCCGGACCAGCCAGATCGCGATCCCCCAGCTGCCGAGCGCGACGAGATAGAAGATACCTACGCCGAGCGCCGCATTGCGGCCGAGCCGGCGGGCGGAGGAGCGGACGCCGACCAAAGCGTCATCCTCCTTGTCCTGGATAGCGTAGAGCGTGTCGTAGCCGACCACCCAGAACACGCTTCCGACCC
Above is a window of Sphingomonas glaciei DNA encoding:
- a CDS encoding helicase HerA-like domain-containing protein; the protein is MASIFIGARSGGTQPQQLELARANRHGLIAGATGTGKTVTLQGLVEGFSAAGVPTFVADVKGDLAGLAMAGSPMTKTHEVFAARAAELGITDWQYRDCPVQFWDLFGEQGHPIRTTVSEMGPLLLARLMNLNDVQEGVMSIAFHVADKEGLLLLDLDDLQAMLVACGERADELTLEYGNVAKSTVGAIQRSLLQLRSQGGDHFFGEPALDLEDFLKLGEDGRGIVNILAADKLMASPRLYSTFLLWLLSELFELLPEIGDSDKPKLCFFFDEAHLLFDDAPPALLEKVEQVVRLIRSKGVGVYFITQNPIDIPDKVAGQLGNRVQHALRAFTPRDQAAVKSAAETFRANPDVDVATAITQLKVGEALVSLLLPDGSPSPVERALIRPPSTRVGPLSAQERAIFVGTDAIGSKYDERIDRDSAEEILHAKAGEAAAAADAARADKEAAKAAALQAKEDARLAKEQARADLAAQREADRQQRESERQAERERVAAEREAARQAREAARPTMFDKAVQSAARSAASSVGRQLGGRLLRGILGGLLK
- a CDS encoding TldD/PmbA family protein, with the translated sequence MLSEPQAADLAASLVEAARKAGASAADAMIGISRSSGISVRLGELEDIDHSESFEVSLRSFDGERSATVSSASLDPAGFAELAERAMAMARQAPEDPFAGLADPALLGSGVSDDLGLFDPTVAALSDLEARARQAEQAARAVAGVSNSNGASSGSGQNLVALATSTGFARATRSSFFSCSASVIAGDAGALQRDYASHSSRFLAHLDDPEEIGRKAGERAAARLNPIRPSSGACPVFFDPRVSSSLLGHFVAAVTGSAIARKTSFLLDALGTQLFGPGIVIRDDPLRPRGLRSRAFDGEGLPCRPLDLVADGILTSWLATSADARQLGIAPTGHAGRSVGGSPGAGPSNLALLPGAKSRDELLASVPRAILVTELIGQGVNPVTGDFSRGAAGFVVEGGVIGRAVAEITIAGNLKQMFATLEPASDLELRRGIDAPTLLVPEMTVASA
- a CDS encoding Mrp/NBP35 family ATP-binding protein: MAMTLDQQSFGPDVARLRSVRLLDGVATLVADATGLGEGERTELEARLKAAALAQPGVTEVRVAMTASKAAGPKLIAVGSGKGGVGKSTVSVNLAIALARLGHKVGIIDADIYGPSQPTLLGTSERPEARDKQLIPVEAQGVKLLSVGQLVSPGHALAWRGPMASGALAQLVEGDWSGTELIIVDLPPGTGDVQLSLIQKSRPVGAVVVSTPQDLALIDARRAIDLFGKTSVPVLGIIENMAGYQCPHCGETSDPFGSGGAEAAAAELGVPFLGRLPLSASLRAESDAGRPPAAGDGPAAAAFRTLAEAVLAQLA
- the hflK gene encoding FtsH protease activity modulator HflK encodes the protein MNMTPGWAARARGLFADNKGPWGSSTGSTPPPGSGGPDNPGPASPWGTPGPNRPRGPGASVTSLDDFLARGRARFGGGRGGTTPPSKSMIGWGLLAVVLLWLVFTSFHRIAPEERGVVTQVGRYSRTLGPGIGFTLPSPLERVQKVDVENIRNVDLGSTSTETLMLTGDQNIIDIAYSVRWNVRDPELFLFEIQNPEETIQQVAESAMRAALSAVTLDQAIGEGRGQIENQVQENMQRILDSYKSGVLIQGVAVKQADPPAAVNDAFKAVSASQQAAQSDINQARAYALQLAQLSQGEATAFDKVYEQYRLAPEVTRRRMYYETMERVLQNVDKTIVEAPGVTPYLPLNQTRPPAAAIAEPGAQAPAAGAGR
- the hflC gene encoding protease modulator HflC → MNTLLRRPMLAGFILLALLITLLSSVVIVPETRQALIVQFGKPDRILNRTTSGQVIGGDGAGLAFKVPFFEDIVWIDKRVRDVDMERQMVLSTDQLRLEVDAFARYRVVDPLRMYIRARSEERVSDALRPILGSVLRNELGRRPFADLLSPERQGAMDSIRRNLDTIARQYGVQIIDVRIKRADLPDGTPLQSAYDRMKTAREQEARSIRATGARQAQVIRAEADAQAASTYAASFGKDPAFYDFYRAMQAYQRTFVGEDGKARPTNVILSPQNDFLREFTRGGER
- a CDS encoding Do family serine endopeptidase, translating into MRYAYGLAAALLIGGSAFSIATGPVGAQVAQNAPAALPPRGAPGSFADLAARLQPAVVNIQTKQRVPVRQGQTDPLAEFLRRFGQPGQGGGQGQGQGQAPQSRESGSLGSGFIISADGYVVTNNHLIQGAGGTGTVDSVTVILTDRRELPARIIGRDAASDLALLKIEGSNFPFVNWGDSNRARVGDWVMAIGNPYGLGGTVTAGIISALHRGITGAGAYDRYIQTDASINMGNSGGPMFDLNGNVIGVNSALISPTGASVGIGLAIPAELARPVIDSLRRGQRPQRGYLGISLLPIGESEAAALGIPRNQGELVRSVVPGQPAARAGIQQGDVIVRVSGREVTPDETASYLISLVTPGQRVPIEVVRDGRRTTINATVAQRPTDEELARISGGTPEGQAFDPNDQNAPAVPAGQALGLSLQPLTADIARAINVPADTRGLVVTNVDANSDAAEKGLRRGDVILSVNRQAVTSTAQVGAAVEAARRAGRTAVLLLVKRGQAPEGFIGVDIAR